The following is a genomic window from Microvirga ossetica.
TTGTAAAGGCTGTTTCCCGAAGCGCGGGTGTCGCTGCGGCGAGTCTAGGGTTGCCGTTTGCGTTGTCCCTGTCTGGCGCGCTGGGCGAAACCCATCCGATCGCAAATCTTCTCATCCTCGGAACAGGAGGCGGCGCTTCCTGGATTGTGGCGGTGTATCTTTTCAGACATCCCGTGAGAGAAGTAGTTAGCGCGGCCATCAATAGCCGGGCACGGGTCAAGCCTTGTTCAGGAGGTGCGAAAGCTAAGTAGGCGTGGCTCCCCAAGAGCGCTCCCATTTTCGAGGCGGGAGCTCATGGATGCCGAATGTACATGCGGCGAGACAGTTCTCGTTGTTACAAACACCTGACAGGTCGAGAGCCAATCGAGATTCAAAATCAATGCTAAGATTCCTATAGGGAGCATACAGCGTTGGAACAATTCTGGCCTAAAAATCGAGCTCGCTATGAAATGACCAGTGCGCTTAGGAGGATCGCACGAGAGAGGTTGCTTCATGGCCGCGCGCGCGAAGTCTTATTTAAATGTATGAGCGACATAGCGATTGTTTACCTTACACATTATCTTGTTCACGGGCATTTACCCGATTTTCGGCATCAACCAAGCTTCAGCGAGCGAATTGCGTTCCGGAGACTCTTTCCCCAGCCAGTTTTTACTATTCTAAGTGATAAAGTCCGGGTCAGGGAGTATGTGAGGAGGCGCATCGGAGAAGCCTATCTCATCCCGATCTACGCCGTAACATCGGATATTGAAAACTTTGCATTCGAAAACCTCCCTCCTGCATTCGTCATGAAGGCAAGTCATGGCTCTCGCTGGGTCGAACTAGTTTGGAGCAAAGCAGAGGCCGACGTCGAGCAGTTACGTTTCAAGGCGGCCGGTTGGTTGAAGCAGAACTTCTATAGTAAGCAGCGGGAGTGTCATTACCAGAATATCCCACCGCACATCATATTCGAAACGCTGCTGGCAGATGGAGGAAAGCCCCCCAAGGACTACAAAATCCACTGCTTCCGCAGCAATCAGGTGTTGACACAAATCATTCAGGTCCACAGCGACCGCTTCACCAATCATAAAATGAACTTTCTTACGGCAGACTGGATACCAATCAATCTGAGCCTCGGTCACCCATCCGTTTCAAGCCAGGAATTGTTGCCGCCGCAAAATTTGAAGGATATGCTCGCTGTGGCGGAGAACTTATCGGAAGGTTTCAATTATGTCCGTGTTGATCTCTATTCCGTCGCGGGACAGCTCTATTTTGGCGAAATGACGTTTACGCCCGGAGCTGGACTGATGCCGTTTGATCCGGTGGAGAAGGAATACGAGTGGGCTCTCTTGTTCGAACCAGATCAATCTTTCTTCTGATCATGTTGCCGCGCATTTGAAGGCAAAAGAGAAAGTCGAGGATGCCCTCGGCCGCATCCTTCTCATCAATCAGTTATTCGGCCTCACGGTCTGAAAAAAGCTTCCAGATGGATTCGTTACACCCTTTCCTAAAGCGCTTTTGTTTTCAGTGTGGGGCATAGCCGGCGTGCCTGATCCAGCCTGTGGCATCTTTTGCTGTGATGGTATCGCGGGCTGGTTTGAGTTCCGCCTCCAAGGCTTCGAGCGTGCGCGCGGCTTTCGCCTTGAGCCGCTCTTTCACCTTGGCCCAGGCCTGTTCGATCGGGTTGAATTCAGGTGAGTAGCGAGGCAGGTACAACACTCCGATCCCGGCCTGGGCGAGAAGCTCAACGACTTCGGTTGCATGGTGCGGGCGCAGGTTGTCCATCACCAGAACCGCATCCGGCTTCACCTGCCGGAGTTTGGGCACCAGCACCTGCTCGAGATAAGCCAGCAGCACGGCGGTCGAGGTGGATGCCTCGATGCTCATCGTCGCGATCAGGCCCTCACAGGCGAGTGCCCCCAAGACCGTCAGCCGCTGCCACGAGCCGAGCGGGATGGAGCCATAGGCGCGCTGCCCGCGTGGGGCTCGGGCATGGTGCGGGCCATCTTGGTGGTGACACCGCTCTCATCCAGGAACACCAGGCGTTCAGCGGGGATGTCACTCATCTGCTGGCGATAGGCCTCGCGCTCGGCAGCAATCTCGGGCCGCTCCTGCTCGGCCGCCCGAAGCGTCTTTTTTTAGGACGCAGCTTGAGCCGCTTGAGCGCCTCGCAGATCACCGCCAGACACACCGTCACACCGGTTCTCTCGGCCAGGCGCTCGCGGTACTCGCGCAGCAGCGCGTCATTGTCCTCGATGACGAGCTGGCGCAGCACCTCCAAGGCTGCCGTATCCAGGCGCGAGGGCACGCCGCCGCTGTGCGGCTTGGGGCAGCGTCGGCCTTCCTCGCGCTCTTGGCGGCGCCAGTTCGCCACGGTGGCGGGGCAGACCTGGAAGCGATGGGCAATCTCAACCTGGCTGCCGTCGCCGCGCTCGCAGGCAGCCAGAACGCGCTCACGCAGATCAGGAGAATAGGGCTGGAGCATGGCTGGCCTCCCGGGCCGTATTCCCGTCAACGCACAGACCACCCAAATCGATTCAGGCCCAGATCAAAAGCGCTTTAGTTCCTACAACGGAGCCGAGAGAGTCCTTTGAGCCCGGGTTTCAGTCCGAGTGTCACTAAGCATTTTGGCGTGAGACAGGCGATCTACCGATTGCAGTGACGTAGATCCGTAATGGGCCTGCCGCTCGCATAGTAGCGCAATGGGGTGGCTGTCCCTCAGAGTGATGGTGTTGGAACGGGGTCCGAGCGGATCGGCCCCAAGCATCATGAGGGACAGCCATCGACTATTATGCCGGAATTGACGTGTTCTTTGGAACTGAGCAGCGTCTGCCTCCAGCAACGCCGGATCGAGCCTGCCTTCGTGATAACCTGCTCTGCTACAGACGAGCGGCG
Proteins encoded in this region:
- a CDS encoding ATP-grasp fold amidoligase family protein, which codes for MEQFWPKNRARYEMTSALRRIARERLLHGRAREVLFKCMSDIAIVYLTHYLVHGHLPDFRHQPSFSERIAFRRLFPQPVFTILSDKVRVREYVRRRIGEAYLIPIYAVTSDIENFAFENLPPAFVMKASHGSRWVELVWSKAEADVEQLRFKAAGWLKQNFYSKQRECHYQNIPPHIIFETLLADGGKPPKDYKIHCFRSNQVLTQIIQVHSDRFTNHKMNFLTADWIPINLSLGHPSVSSQELLPPQNLKDMLAVAENLSEGFNYVRVDLYSVAGQLYFGEMTFTPGAGLMPFDPVEKEYEWALLFEPDQSFF
- a CDS encoding transposase codes for the protein MPLGSWQRLTVLGALACEGLIATMSIEASTSTAVLLAYLEQVLVPKLRQVKPDAVLVMDNLRPHHATEVVELLAQAGIGVLYLPRYSPEFNPIEQAWAKVKERLKAKAARTLEALEAELKPARDTITAKDATGWIRHAGYAPH
- a CDS encoding helix-turn-helix domain-containing protein, with amino-acid sequence MLQPYSPDLRERVLAACERGDGSQVEIAHRFQVCPATVANWRRQEREEGRRCPKPHSGGVPSRLDTAALEVLRQLVIEDNDALLREYRERLAERTGVTVCLAVICEALKRLKLRPKKRRFGRPSRSGPRLLPSARPIASR